The stretch of DNA caggaattcaatcctggcctcccacaaacgtggcagggacccagctccttgaGCTACAACCACACTGCTTCCCatgagctgcattagcaggaagttggaactgggagtggagccTAAACCCAAGCCTAGGCGTTCTTATCCGAGTGCAGGCATCTCAAACGGTATCCTAACCACTAGGCCTGCCCCTCCTTATTTTCTGGTTGTAATTAAGAAATAGCAATCGAAGCTGTAGAAAATGAAACTGCATAGTGGAGGTGCACTGCACAAGTACCCTAAACACCCACAATCGCATTCACGCCTGAGAAGGTAGGTGCCATTCACAGCTGAGTGGCTGCTCCACTCAAGGGCATATCTGTAGCCCGCTGCTGGCTGCCACAATGCTCAAGGACTCTGAGAAGCTGTGTTGGTGTCTCACCTGTTGGCCTGGCTTAACCCaaggccaggggctgggctgtgAAGTACAAAGGCCAGGGCcggtgtgatgactcaattggctaatcctgcatctgcaagtgttggcatcctcgtgggaaccagtttgtgtcctggctgctccacttcctacccagctccctgcttatagtctgggaaagtaggggaggatggcccacggccttaggaccctgtacccacatggaagaactggaggAAATGCAGAGACCACCCTGGCTGCATGTGCCCTGGGGAGGACCTCAGTAATTCCTCACCGCCCCCAGCACCTGGCCAGGTACTCACATgcacacctcctccctccctgcagaGAGAAACCCTACCTCCTATACTTCAACATCTTCAGCTGTATCCTGGATGTCAACATCATCACGGCCACCACCCAGGGTCTCCATTGCTCCACGCCCCAGGTCAGAGGTTGGGGTCTGCCTCTGCCACATAGCTGTCCCCCTCACTGGGACTGGGGAATAGGAGGGACAGGAGGGGTGTGGGAGCAGCCCCTCAGTTCCTCTGGCTTTCCTCAGGTGTGTGTGTCGTCCTGCCCGAAGGAACTGTGGGTCGCCGAAGAGAGCCAAAACTCACAGACGGTGGGGGACGTCTTCTATGCCAAAAACTGGAGCTTCTGCCTCCCGGGGGTCCCCTCGGATATGGTGAGTGTTGCTCCCAAAGGGCcttcagcagccaaggctgggacgGGAACTGGCTGTCtcctggggaggaggggcagtTGAACCCCGAGGTGGTGGTAGTGGTTTGAGGGAACCCACTTCTGTATTCTGAATCAGCTTATCTCTGTCTTCCCACCATCACCGCAGCTTCTGCAAGAAAGCCTGCAACAGGAACTATGTCCACGCTTCCTCTTACCCTCCTCTGCAGGTGAGAAGATGCAATCCCTCTCAGGCATCATGTAGCCCAGGATTGGTGCCACCCACGAGGGGAAGCCAGGCCCAGAAACATAGAGCCTCGCAGCCCGTGAGTGGCAAAAACCAGGATTGGCAGCAAGCCCtcacctccctcttcccccttGGGGAGGGGGCTGAACTCGCTGGCACTTGCCCCATTCCTACTGCATGTTGGGCATTCGGCACGGGCACAGGGGAGGTGAGAATCCTCCCTGTGTGAGCTGCATGTGCACATCAGAGATGCCCACAGAGACAGCATCCCACTTGACACCTGTGTGCAACACCACACACACGTTGATTGCCAGCCTGGGTATACACAACCAGATGTTGAGAATGAGCATGGCTGGGCAGTAGCGTGCCAacccacctccttttttttttttcctgtctttggcaatatcaaatattttttttaaaatagaaaaatacccTCATGCAAATTGTGGTGGGAGAAAAGATACCCGGTTCTCCATGAAGGACACTAGATAACATCTGAAATGAAGACTGGAAAGTCAGCTCCACCCAGGCATTTCTCAACTGTGTGGTTTGGGGCTAGTTCCTCAACTTCTCTGATTCTTGTTTcttcatctttatttattttttcttcttcttcttcttgggaGGCTGGGGCCGAAGGATCACTTGAGTACAGGAGTTCTGGGCTATAGTGTACTATGCTGCTCGGGTGTCTGCACCAAGCTCAGCATCAATATGGTGACACCCCCACACCGGAATCAGGGGACCACCAGGTTGCCTAAGGAAGGATAACTGGCCATGGTTGGAAACAGAGCGGGTCAAAACTCTCATGCTGATCAACAGAATGGAAATGGCAAAGCAGGCCTGCCTGGCAAATAGCACCCAGGATGTGCCAGGACctagaggtggggtggggaggcttcctggaggaggtgagctGCAGATAATAATGGATGGAGTTTCTAGGGGGGAGGGAGAGCATACTGAGGGAGACTGTGCAAGAGCAAACACAGAGCTGAGGTCAGAGTGAGTGGAGCTCAGGCAGCAGATCATGGGGGCCCGGCCAGCCACTATAGGCAGGGTGATGCAGCCCCCTAGGCTTcctggaggatggcctgaagaaGTGTGGCTGAGACAGGGGAAGGAGGGTCTGAAACAGGCCTTGAAGGGGAGCGGAGCCCTACTGAGGGCTCTGTAACTTCTCAAAGCCCTCACCCAGCAACCCTGCCTctcccctgcagccctgggccgTTGCTTTCCATTGTCTAACATTAGCATCCCAGAAATCCCAGgcatcagcaacaacaacatcTCTCAGGGCATCAGGTGGGCACCCCTCTCCACAGCCCTGCACCTCTCTGCCCCACATCCTTCCCACGCCTGGTCCCAGCTGACTGACTCTCCCCCTGGCAGTGGgctcctaaatggcctcaatgccCGAGACATCAGTGTGAAGATCTTTGAAGACTTCGCCCACTCCTGGCATTGGATTCTCATGTGAGTCACCTAAGGCCCTGGTCCTTCTCCACGGCCTCATAGTGAAAGCCATGCTTTGGACAGAGCAGAAGGGAGGAGCTCAGGGCAGATGCAGGAGCAGTAGGGGTGCTACCTAGTCTGAGGGGGCTGAGGAGGGACATGGGGTGGGGGATCCTTCAGCTACCTTGTCCCACTTGCAGTGCCCTGGCCGTGGCCCTGGTTCTGAGCCTGCTGTTTATCCTGCTTCTGCGCCTGGTGGCCGGgccgctggtgctgctgctgatcCTCGGGGTGCTAGGTGTGCTGGCGTACGGCATCTACCACTGCTGGCAGGAGTACCGGGTGCTGAGGGACCAGGGTGCCTCCATCTCCAAGCTGGGCTTCACCACCAACCTCAGTGCCTACAAGAGCGTGCAGGAGACGTGGCTGGCTGCCTGTGAGTGCCCTGCACACCCCATGCCACCACCACCCCTCTCCCGGAGATCTGCCCTGGGCTGTGAGTTGGCCTGGCCCTGATGCTGGAACCCCCTGCCCCTGTGCCCCGCAGTGATCGTGCTGGCCGTGCTGGAAGGCATCCTACTGCTGATGCTCATCTTCCTGCGACAGCGGATTCGCATTGCCATCGCCCTCATAAACGAGGCCAGCAAGTCAGGGCCTGATTAGGATGGAAATGGGGGATGAGGGCAAGGGTGGGGGCCCAACTTGGGGGGTGACTGGCAGGAAGCCCCAGAGGAGAAGGGCGGGGTGAAGCACAGCTCTTTGATTGCCcctgtctgtaaaatgggagcaGTATAGTCCCTATGGCATGAGGCTGTTAGGATTGAATGAGTCCACTCCACCCAGTTCCTGGAACATGGGGCCACCCATCTGGAAGAGGTTGAGGGGAGCATGCTGGTTGCAGGGTGGGAGGTGGACGGGAccctggcagggagcagcagcagcttgcCCCCAGGTGGGAGCTACCAAATCTATCAAGAGCATACTGGAAGCTGCCACAGGTAGCTTCTTTGCCatgctagttttatttttttttttaatttttatatcattttatgacagtttcataggctctgggaaccatGCTAGTTTCCTCTGGGGATCCTGGAACCTGGCTTGTTCATGTCAGGTCCTTcagtgagcacctactgtgtgcttgGCACTGCCCCCAGGTGCTGCCCAGTCACTTCCAGCCTGGAGGGGGGTGGGGTATGCCTGTGCCAGGGTCAGCcctgggaggagctgggtggACCGTGTGCTAGCAGTTTGTGTCTTCCTGCAGGGCTGTGGCACACATGCTGTTGACCATGTTCTACCCATTGGTCACCTTTGTCCTCCTGCTCATCTGCATTGCCTACTGGGCTATGACGGCTCTGTATCCTTTGCCCTTCtggggaagggtgtgtgtgtcgGCAGGGGTGGGGCAGATGAGCAGCACTTTCCGGCAGTGTTGCCTGGAGGACAGGGCCCCTTGCTCTGGGCAGAAACAGCCCTGCATCTGGGTGAGGTTGAAAGCCTGGGTGCAGTCTGCACTCCAGCTCCCATCTGTGCAGGGAAGGAGCACCCTGTGTCAGCACCTGGGCTGGGGCTCCAAGGCATGGCCTGTGCATGTTCCATGCTTTCCTTGACTCCCCTCCAGATACCTGGCCACATCAGGGCAACCCCAGTACATCTACTGGGCTCCCAACGCCAGTTCACCCGGTTGTGAGGAAGTGCCGATTAACACAACATGTGACCCCATGGTGAGAGGATGTGGGGCAGACATGGAGGGGGCACTCATGGGCTCGAGGGAATCTAAGGGGCCACTGGTCCAAATCCTTCAATGTACAAGGGAGCCTGAAGCTGAGATCAGTCCAGGGGCTCATTCCAAGTCACACAATGGGCCCCACGCGGAGCAGAAAGCAGCCCGGCCACTGGCCCCAacctcttctgatccagtctgCAGGGAGGGACACAGAGGCTCGGATAAGAGTAATGGCCTAATAGCAGGGCAGGACCTGGGTCCCACATGGTACCTGCTGAGTGCTGGGCAACCCTCTGTAAAACGAAGGTGACCATAAGTCCTGCCCCTTGGGGTGGTGAGGGGATTCAGTGACGACACTGGACATACTCAGGGCTTAATGCAAGGCCTGGCTCCTGAAAAGGACTCGGGACTCATTGGGTCATTTTGACTTGCCCTCCTCCCTTGGCACACTGCCCTACATGCAGACAGGGTGCCTGGGAGGAAAGCTGCTCCCAAAATCCCTTGTAAGGTTCTTTGGGGGTAGCACTAGACTGCTGGGAAGGGGCAACCCATCATGCTTTTGGGTCCTGACATCACCTCAGCTGAGCTGGGGTGGTGGGCCGTGTCCGCAAGCACAAGCCACCTTGCATAACAGAGGGTGGCTCAGCCATGCTGATAGAGGGCCCACAGGGCATAGCAGCTGCCCACGATCCAGCAGTGGACAAGAGTACAAAGTGGAAGTTGTTCATTcctctttagatttatttacttggattTGCTTGATTGATTCATTTCCCGTTTGTTTAATTACTTTCATCTCTTGAAAAGCAGACAAAATCGTcatcgtctggttcactccccaaatgtccagctcctctgggactgggccaggctgaagccaggagcccaggaacttcatcagggcctctcacatgggtggcagggattccagCTCTTGAGCCTCCATCTGTGGCTTCCcgggatgtgcatcagcaggaagctggcttggaagtggaggtgctgcTGAGACTGGAACCAGTACTCAcatctgcactgacatgggatgcagctgCCCCACAGGGCATTGCtgactgctgtgccacagcacatgcccgttttctttttttattttatttttatttatttattttttaaaagattttattattattagaaagccagatatacagagaggaggacagacagagaggaagatcttctatccgatgtttcactccccaagtgagccgcaacaggccggtgcgcgccaatccgaagccgggaaccaggaacctcttccgggtctcccacgtgggtgcagggtcccaaagctttgggccgttcttgactgctttcccaggccacaagcagggagctggatgggaagtggagctgccgggactagaaccggcgcccatatgggatcccggagcgttcaaggcgaggactttagcctctaggccatgccgccaggccctctttttttattttaaagatcgatttatttttattgtaaagtcagatatacagagaggaagagagacaaagaggaaaatcttggtttcgatgattcactccccaagtaactgcaacaggcggtgctgtgtcgatctgaagccaggagccagaaacttcctctaggtctcccatgcgggtgcagggtcccaaggcttcgggccgtcctcgactgctttcccaggccacaagcagggagctggatgggaagtggagctgccaggattagaactagtgcctgtatgggatcctggtgcgttcaaggcgaggattttagccgctagaccactgcgccaggcccgccCCTTTTTTCTTATTAGCTAATTTCAAAGAGACATTCAGCTTCAGAAATTATCTAGACTTTTGTGGGTCAATCTGCTGGACAGGGTTTGCTTTCTGTGCATTTTTACTCTTGACTACGGCAAATTTCAATCACATAATACAAAGATAGAGATAATACAGTGAGGGTCATGTGTGCTGCAGTGAGTGGGTCAGGCCACCAACTGGAATGCACGTGCCCCATGTCAGAGtcccagttagagtcccagctgcttcctaactggctccctgctgatatgcctgggaggcCATGGATGACAGCTCAGGTACTGGAGTTGTTGCGGCCCACATGGCAACATGTGGAtagggttcctggttcctggcttctggcttcctgatCCAGCcttcaggaactccagccagggggtgacaagacagcagatggaagatcctctctcacatacacacacacagaaagaaagagggcaCCTTGcacataaattaattaaaaaaataacacagtGAATCCCGGTACCCAGACTCTACAACTCTCAATTTGCTATCCTATTTCATCTGTCTTCCCcatctgaacttttttttctggAGCTTTTCTTTTAAGGCAAATTCTAGACATCATTACCATTCACTTGTAAATGTGCCAGGATGGATCTCAACAGATAAGGACTTTTAACAGGCCTAACCATTGTCCCACCATAATACATGACAAAGCTAACAGTAACCCTTTACCATCaccattcatccatccatgcaATGTTCTGGGAAACGCTTTGAGTATTGCTACAGAGGCACCCTGGAGGGGCTGCTGAATGAGTATGTCAGGGCGTGGTTCAGACTGCCTTCATGTATACCATTATGACTTAGCTCACAGCCTGAGAGTCCCTGGGCCAGTCTGCAAGCAGAAAGCTAAGGGCTCACACATTTGGCAGTCCGAAGCCAGCTTGAGCGTGGAGATGAGCTCCCAGCTGCTACTTCCCTCTGCTCTGGGAGGCACAGGAGCCAGCTGGCCTTGGCAGAggttggggctctgcacccaggCATCCCAAACGTGGCCCTGAACCTGCTGTCTTCCCCCCGCCCACTTCCAGGCCCAGACCAACTACTCGTGCCTGGGTCTCAAGTGCGTCTTCCAGAGCTACTCCACCACGGGCCTCGTGCAACGTTCAATATTCAACCTGCAAATCTACGGGGTCCTGGGGCTCTTCTGGACCATTAACTGGGTGCTGGCCCTGGGCCAGTGTGTGCTGGCCGGGGCCTTCGCCTCCTTCTACTGGGCCCTCCATAAACCCCAAGACATCCCCACCTTCCCCTTGGCCTCTTCCTTCATCCGCACCCTTCGGTGAGCCCAGGGCCGGGGAATTGTGAGCATGGTGAAGAACAGCTTGGGCTCCTTGGGCTGCCTGACCACGTCCTTTCCTCCGCAGTTACCACACCGGGTCTCTGGCATTTGGATCTCTCATCCTGACCCTCGTGCAGATAGCCCGGATCATCCTGGAGTACATTGACCACAAGCTGAGAGGTGAACAGGACGTCAGGGGTGGGGGGACAGGCCCTATTGGGGCAGCCGGGGAGCCTTGGGGAGGGTACTGGCAGAGTCTGGCAAGTGAGCGCGGGCTTCCTTTGATCCCAGGAGCTCAGAACCCTGTAGCCCGCTGCATCATGTGCTGCTTCAAGTGCTGCCTGTGGTGTCTGGAAAAATTCATCAAGTTCCTAAACCGCAACGCGTACATCATGGTGAGCATAGGGTGTGCTGGGCCAGTGaccccctggcccaggcctgagccaggagagcTGGCTCCTCCCCACAGGTGACACTGACCCTCCGGTCCCCCTCAGATCGCTATCTACGGGAAGAATTTCTGTGTCTCAGCCAAGAACGCCTTCCTGTTGCTCATGCGGAATGTGCTCAGGTCAGGTCgaccccagcctcctcctcagAGCTCCCTCCCATGGCTGTGCATGCTGGGCGGCGCAGAGCCCTGTCGCTGGGGACGTGAAGTTCTCATCCTGCACCTGTCCCTCGCATGACGcagccagctctgctctcccacccctcaccccctctCTGCTCTGACTCCTGGTACAGGGTGGTGGTCCTGGATAAAGTCACCGACCTACTGCTCTTCTTTGGGAAGCTGCTGGTGGTCGGAGGTGTTGGTAAGCGCCAGGGCAGAGCAGTGTGGGGGCAGAATGCAGCTGGAGAGGTGGCCTCAGAGGAGCCCACTGACCTCCGAACTCACCCCCAGGTGTCctgtccttctttttcttctccggACGAATCCACGGACTGGGTAGCAACTTTGAGAACCCCAAACTCAACTATTACTGGCTGCCCATCATGGTGAGTGACTCCTCATTCTGCCTGACACCCCCAAATTCCCCAAGAGAGCCCAGCAACCCCAACAGGCCTTATGTCTCGCAGACCTCCATTGTAGGGGCTTACGTCATCGCCAGCGGCTTCTTCAGTGTCTTCGGCATGTGTGTGGACACTCTCTTCCTGTGTTTCTGTGAGTGACAGCCCCCACCACCTGCCCCTTGTCCAGCTTTCAAGGTGCCAGGCAGTTCAGGTGGTTTCTGGAGATCTGGTACTTCTGGAAACAGTAGTACTGTGAGCTATAGGAGGCAGACGGTGCCCCTGCTGAGGGCCGAGGTCCAGAGGTTCAGGGAAGAAAGGCAAGCCTGAGGCCCGGGCGGCTGGGCTCTTGCAAATAAACAGCCACTTTTCAGCAGGGGGCTGCAAGGAGAGGGGCTTTCTTAACTAGATGGGTGTGTACTAGTACCGTGTGTTAGCAGTTTATCCTAAACATCCCTCTACAAAGTGTAGTGTCATAGATCCTACTTTACATGATGGATCTGGGTCTAAAAA from Ochotona princeps isolate mOchPri1 chromosome 1, mOchPri1.hap1, whole genome shotgun sequence encodes:
- the SLC44A4 gene encoding choline transporter-like protein 4 isoform X2 → MGGGNPAKYDPSFRGPIKNRSCTDVICCVLFLVFILGYIVVGIVAWVYGDPRQVLYPRNSTGAYCGTGVNKEKPYLLYFNIFSCILDVNIITATTQGLHCSTPQVCVSSCPKELWVAEESQNSQTVGDVFYAKNWSFCLPGVPSDMLLQESLQQELCPRFLLPSSAALGRCFPLSNISIPEIPGISNNNISQGISGLLNGLNARDISVKIFEDFAHSWHWILIALAVALVLSLLFILLLRLVAGPLVLLLILGVLGVLAYGIYHCWQEYRVLRDQGASISKLGFTTNLSAYKSVQETWLAALIVLAVLEGILLLMLIFLRQRIRIAIALINEASKAVAHMLLTMFYPLVTFVLLLICIAYWAMTALYLATSGQPQYIYWAPNASSPGCEEVPINTTCDPMAQTNYSCLGLKCVFQSYSTTGLVQRSIFNLQIYGVLGLFWTINWVLALGQCVLAGAFASFYWALHKPQDIPTFPLASSFIRTLRYHTGSLAFGSLILTLVQIARIILEYIDHKLRGAQNPVARCIMCCFKCCLWCLEKFIKFLNRNAYIMIAIYGKNFCVSAKNAFLLLMRNVLRVVVLDKVTDLLLFFGKLLVVGGVGVLSFFFFSGRIHGLGSNFENPKLNYYWLPIMTSIVGAYVIASGFFSVFGMCVDTLFLCFLEDLERNDGSQDRPYYMSKSLMKILGKKNKASPEAKKRKK
- the SLC44A4 gene encoding choline transporter-like protein 4 isoform X1 gives rise to the protein MGRKQDKEESYGNPAKYDPSFRGPIKNRSCTDVICCVLFLVFILGYIVVGIVAWVYGDPRQVLYPRNSTGAYCGTGVNKEKPYLLYFNIFSCILDVNIITATTQGLHCSTPQVCVSSCPKELWVAEESQNSQTVGDVFYAKNWSFCLPGVPSDMLLQESLQQELCPRFLLPSSAALGRCFPLSNISIPEIPGISNNNISQGISGLLNGLNARDISVKIFEDFAHSWHWILIALAVALVLSLLFILLLRLVAGPLVLLLILGVLGVLAYGIYHCWQEYRVLRDQGASISKLGFTTNLSAYKSVQETWLAALIVLAVLEGILLLMLIFLRQRIRIAIALINEASKAVAHMLLTMFYPLVTFVLLLICIAYWAMTALYLATSGQPQYIYWAPNASSPGCEEVPINTTCDPMAQTNYSCLGLKCVFQSYSTTGLVQRSIFNLQIYGVLGLFWTINWVLALGQCVLAGAFASFYWALHKPQDIPTFPLASSFIRTLRYHTGSLAFGSLILTLVQIARIILEYIDHKLRGAQNPVARCIMCCFKCCLWCLEKFIKFLNRNAYIMIAIYGKNFCVSAKNAFLLLMRNVLRVVVLDKVTDLLLFFGKLLVVGGVGVLSFFFFSGRIHGLGSNFENPKLNYYWLPIMTSIVGAYVIASGFFSVFGMCVDTLFLCFLEDLERNDGSQDRPYYMSKSLMKILGKKNKASPEAKKRKK